A segment of the Macrobrachium nipponense isolate FS-2020 chromosome 4, ASM1510439v2, whole genome shotgun sequence genome:
aaacgaccaagaagacaagtgaatttttgtgcattggaatctcgaatcagattctatggagactcggcaatgggttcttgccagcgtAGTATGTCtgtcaaaagaactaaaaccctctattcctgactcaacgctttcagatagaggtttcgttgtccaggcagggtacttacgttttcatctacacaAGAAGAAATGGTTTATACGTTTGCCTaaagagtctttggaatgcgatgagggctcgaaatgcttcccagaaagtgttcagagggatactataaagagctagaaatcaggagtcctcccaatttcagctcggagtctccttcaacTTCCAGGCTCCTTACCTTCCTTcaggcaaggatagggaagattctgcaacgagaaacctcatcaacatgtaagaagagatatcgttagcaacggaagtattcaagaaggatcctcctcggagcaagactcttatctctcgtactgttagatttcctatcgtctactggatgtagctgactacaatcacctccccttgccggagaggccaaaagctcaaagtggaagaatttcttctacccttctccagtctcctgataaactactgtggatgttcaggactttcggacaatgtagcgccaaccaggcgccaaatgccaaagcAGACGTAAAAAACGCCAAAGGTAGACAGTCCCaagaaacactgtcattgtctgatgaggagaaagaacgggcctccaacctggcgcagatgTGCTAGAGGTGAATAattcggacagataagagtgtccgatgtggacatcgccagacatcctcgagactctaacaagctcgaagctccagcaaagtggggaggagccagccaggcgcgaggcaccagccaggcgcaagccaggctctaggcttcatccagaagagatccatttcaaaggaagccctggtcttctttgaaacaagtgtgatcgctaaagcacttcatgagtaacttgatgattccttcaaacagctgagaattaaaagcgcttgaagtgcgagcttttatgaattcttgttcgttccataacaatatttcgtgaaggacatattagctgtaacttacgggagatgcaactctatGTTGACTTCcatttgcacgaaggaggtcaagttaacctacgagagatccttctctcttggttatacgtgtctacggatacgttgctgggatagggagccgacactgatccttaactaagtgagttaatttttatttaacatagtgttttttctttgggttgtttgaaaggagtttggggatagctcttttcaaactaagcacaaaccctcgtgttaggatcaggtgatcgggatcggtgttgtgctccttaattatgccactaggcataggtgtattgtcatgtaagtggataagaccccattgacaaatgaccatcagattctgttgagtaagtggataagaccccattgacagatctacaagaactcttagccataggtcacatcctcgctgaggctcttgagacgaagcagactactagcaatagctaggaagtcgacccttcgtctaaacacataggaaccaaggttttatttatttattacctacaacgtatgttgtttacatgtctaatcagtaaatagctgtctcttacccaccaccgatgggtgctaatcagctaagtatatatctgacagggaagttgaatgtataaaaatgttattgtcatgatacaataaacttttatacatacttacctagcagatatatacgataaatggcccacccagcctccccgcaggagacaggtggaagagaaaatctggttctagaaggtaatggttcctattcctgccacccagcggcaggacggtagatcacctgacctacctacctgtagcgtgtgccgcgaaattcgaatttctgtctgggacgacggagtctatagctaagtatatatctgccaggtaagtatgtataaaactttattgtttcatgacaataacatatttcttccctactttcaactttctgttttttcgtagtatcaattggatcttccttttttcttactCCTAccaaaggcctctttaaaaaataactatccaaggaagattgcttctgcctacttttgacaatgttcctgaaacgactcaggcaaacgtcatcgaactgcgcaagcatacgacctgtgtaagccttttcagggtgtctcttttctacaaatgattacaccttatgaaaagcagctagagcatccttaatttctgccattgtcatagggtcgtcctcctcctcgccgctgctagagaactcttcttgaacaacgttatgttgcatggcctacaactccttcaggtcatccgttgtaagctcctcttggtgctcctcgagaaggtcattgatgtcgtcctcgttgacgaccagccccatggacttgctgagtgcaacaatctcgtcaagatctggttgcgaaacagtttcaggatcgtcaacagttcctgaatctgcaccagcttcgcccatgtcgaatcccttgaagtctcaggcggatatggcatcaggccagagtttcctccacaaagcaTTCAatgttcgcctcgaaacctcttgctatgcttgatcgatgagttggatgcatatcacaacatcgaaatgctccttccaaaattcacacaaggtgaggtttgtggtatcggtgatgtcgaaacatctcttgaaaagatgtttcgtatacagcttcttgaagttcgatatcacttgctggtccatgggctggaggagaggggtggtgttaggtggaagataaagaaccttgataaacgaatactccgctagggtatcttcctcgagaccaggagggtgagcaggggcattgtccaacaacagcagacatatcagagggaggcgcttttcttccaagaatttcttcactgtcaggccgaaacacaaatttacccactcggtgaacaaaagtctcattacccaggctttcgcattagccctccacatcactggaagcttctcctttaggattttgtgggccttgaaggctcgaggagtctccaaatgatacacaagtatgggcttcaccttgcaatccccactggcgttcgaacaaagtgcgagcgtaagcctgtctttcgtaggcttatgcccgggtagcttcttctcttcctgcgtgatgtacgtctgacgaggcattttttttccaaaaaaggccagtctcatcacagttgaagacttgctgagaactgtagccttccttgatcatcatctcgtcgaacgtcttaataaaggcttcggccgctttcgtgtccgagctggctgcctccccatgccgcaccaccgaatggatgccagtccgtttacagaatttttcaaaccacccatgagaagccttgaagtttggggttggcgtcgatgtcccatctcctccgtcatctttggcctgggcaatcagatcgccgaaaatagcgctggccttgtggcagattgctgtctcggttatcgtatcaccagcgatttctttgtcttttatccagacaagaagcagcctttacatctcgttgtgcacgtggctcctcttgctagacaaaatagtcacgcccttggaaggtgtagctgctttgatggcttccttctgcttaaggatggtgcctatcatcgacggattttggccatattccttagcaatcacactcaatcgcatgcagcttcatactttttaattatctctatttttgtctccaaagaaagcatcctcttctttccgggtACTTCAActgtcttgggacccatgactacgtatatactgtacgtaattaagttatgtagtatacgtacgtactaaagttctcacacaacacagtaaagtagtactacaacgaaattactaacgaatttacgttaataaacaaaattgtatAGAACGAACAAGTTCCGTGTGCGTATACAAAcaatgctgctaccgagtggccgaagaagcatgcAGCTACGTAGAtacacgatgggagagatgctgaccaataggagagcaggatcttatggtggtgactagcatcaggaaccaatgggagagcgggagaatggtggcgagtctactcagttggcggcgcttgagttttaaaattgttggtGGTgtgggcgaatcttgggactttacagcaacaaccttttgtatcctgaactattttcgtatgtagagccaaaaaaatcttcgtttttgctttcgtaactcgaatttttggtaagttgagcctttcgtatgtcgaggtaccactgtacttaaaCAAGTAACTACATGAATGGAGCCCACTCTCCTCCCCTCTTATGGACATAGGCATAAAACAAATTCTGGTCTTAGCTGTGTTGTACCTTTACTTCCCCAGAAAGTGGGCGGGGCTGGTTACCTTCGCtaaacaaaagaatcgctaccgcgaatttcattGTAAAGTAGAAAATTATAGctatgtagttacttggtaagtatatataaaatctccttttattataaaaatgtcattttttaccCCACTGTAGACAGCATCAACTACAGtataacaactgttggaattattgTTATACATATTGATAATCATACCAGTATACCAGTTGTATGGCAATGCACTGACATTGTGGTTTCTTTCCCATTAAGTTGTATAAAAGAAATGTGATAACCACTGTCATTTAACcttaaaaatttattcatatttttacttaGAGAATGAAACTGCCTATCTATTATATTTGCCATTTTCTGGGTTGTTTTTAGTGTAAAGCATCTTGATTTGTCTTGATTCTACAGTATTTGCATTTCAGTGGAAAGTGGGAAACATCCAAGGAATTTGGGAAGCTGATTCAGATTTCTGTCTATGCTGTGGAGCAATCCTAGACTTGAGTACAGCAGACAAGAATGTTACCTGTGTTGTATGCAAGTCCAAAGTTAGTTTAAATGGTAAGTGTTTGATAGATGTTTTATAGCATGAAACATATTTGTTCCTTTGGTGATATAAACTTTGTTCTTTATATGGATATACCTTCTATGAAAGCTGGTCCAGTTGTTAAAGCTgataacaaggtagttaactTATGGCAAGTTAGTGGAGGATGGGAGACCCAACCATTCACTCGACTGTTGGTGTCACTTTTTCTTTGGTCACTGCTGTAAAGGCATGCACTCTTCGGGACATCTCATGGGTGTTGTTAAAGTTGTCTTCTTTTGAGTTTTATTGCTGACTTCGGCTTGTATTCTGGTAGTGTTTGACTGTTGTAAGAATGATGTTGCCTTATTCTTCTGCGTAGAAGGTACATCAGCGAAGTTGTATTGGGTATGTCACCTTTTATTCCAGACTCACTGTTTGCTTTTTCTGTAGAGGACAGGAGTGTTTGATGCTTTCTCAACTGTGTAGAGTGCCTTTCCTGGTCATCTGCTCTGGGAAAAAGATATGGGTTCAAGTGTCTGCCGAGGGCAATACACTTCTGTCTTCCTTACCATTTCTGTCATCTTCTTAGGCCTCAACCTACAAAGAAGGCAGAGGGAAGAAGATTAATGAAGCTGGCAGTCATCTCCTACTGTCATGAATGGGAGATGCTTGTCACACCACTGGGCAATGCAGTAGTAATGACAAGGGGAGAACCCTGGGTAGTCTGTGTTTTTTAGGATGGCTATCAACTTTCTTTAAAGGACCCGTGCCCTCCCTTTCTTCATAGATTGATCCCATTCTCAGCTTATTCTCTAGGATCACATAAATATTGCACTCTCTGCCGAGGTTTGAACAGTGATAGTAAGGGTTCCTCTGGAATTCATTGACAACTGCTTTCCAGAGTATTACAGTCATCCTTTCCTGGTGGAGATTGGCCATCAGTCTGTCTCagctgaacaagtttgttcattAGAGTCCATTGAGAATGTAAAAACTTGCAATCTGTTTTGGCTACCATCAGAAAGGGTAACTCCATTTTTTTAATAGACTTGAAGGAAGCATATTTCCCAATACCCATCTGCAATGAAATTGAAGTGCCTCCATTTCATCTGCAATAGGGTAGTCCCCCAATTCAGTCTTGTGTTTCACACTGTCGACTTCCCCACAGGTCCTTGCATGAGTGCTCACTCTGATGTCTGCTGGGTCCCACTTGCCTTGGATTTGTGTGCTTCTGTATCTCAATTATTGGTTGATCGTGGGTTCATATGAAACTCAGTTGCTCTGGGATGGAGATTGATTATTCTCAAATTGTTGCAATCTGGGCATTGTGACAAATTTAGAAAAGTCAGATCTTTGGCCCAAGCAACAGACAAAATACCTGTGCATGCTAATCAACACATTAGGGTCAAAAGTAATTTCTGAAGACTCATGAATCAATAAGGTCAGGGAGGTGTCAGCTTAGTTCCTGTCTTGACAGGAATAGCCAGATATGGTTTTGCAGATCATGTTTGGTCACCTGCCATTTATGAATTAGACATGGAGATACTTCTTTTCCTAGACACATTAAAAGAAGGTTGGGGTGTAGACTGTTACATGAGGATCAAGAAAGTATGCTGTTATGTGCATGTCAATTGGGAATTTTGCAGCACTTCCTGCACAAAACTTAACTTCTTAGGCCTGAGGGTCAAAAGATTTTATTAGCAGCAGCAATGGAGGTGTCCAAAAGCAGTTTCATTCAGGTTCTGTAAGGTCATAAAGTAGTGAAGGCAGGATGTATGGAAGGCACTACCAGACCACCTACATCACACTCTACCTCAGAGATGTTGCCCATAAGTCAAAGGACACCTCTTTAGTATCTGAAAAATGAGTAACACAACAGAGCTTATCTCAGACTTTTCATTGTCAGCGGATGTGACTTCCTACATCTCCCATATtttggaggagggaggagaggtaGAAGGTAATAAGGGTCCTTTGTGATGATTTTTCATTTAGTCTCCCTGGCACACCCAAGAAACCTGGATTCTTCAGAAGCTTCATAAAGTGATATTAAAGGCCAAACTGTTATGGGACTATGTCATCGTCACTATTATTTGTGCGAGGCAGCACAATATAGACTTCCTGGCATTTTCTGGCATTTCAGTGCATGTCTTACTGATCAGCTTTCCTTGTAATCCTTGTCATAGTACTCATGATTGCTTTAGTTCTGTGTTCAGACTGCTCCcatgaaaatagcaaaaatggaacaacaacaaaagttttCCAGTTTACAGTATTGTAGCTCAATTTAATGATGTTCCTGCTGTATTACTTTGTCAGTTATGTACAATATGTTGGTATCTGGTATTGTATGTTAATTTTATGTATTACTGAAGAAAAAGCTGTTCACCTCTGTATTTTACACTAGTCACTTACATTAAAAGTAAATGGAATTGTTTTTAGTAtctggtttatttaaaacttctCACATATTGTTCTATTATATTGTGAAGTTccgttatgaaaaatttacttactTTATAAAGTTGTTGACTCAAGTAAAGACGATGTAATGTTTAGATATATAAGGGGCCCATAAGAGTGTTTTCTTACATCCTtatcaaatttttatattatagaaaTTCTCAGCCGGGAGAAGGCATATACAGTGAAATTCAACGACATTAAAAAGTATGAGACAAAAGCAGTTGAGAATGATGAAGTTTTTGGACAAATGGACAGCAGCAGAGAATGCAGTAAATGTGGCAATATTGGCATGTCATATACTACAATGCAATTACGTTCAGCTGATGAAGGTCAAACAGTATTTTACATCTGCCCAAATTgcaggtaagtctctctctctctctctctctctctctctctctttaccaacAAAATTGCATGAATCTAATGATATCTACCCCCATTTCTTAGATTCAATGTTAAGTAAGCTAGAAAACTTGATAGTAGTACAAACAACAGAAACGTCATTTTCAAAACTACTACAGCAACCATGCCAGGAGCAGAGAATATAAAAGTATAGTGCTGTGAAAAGTCAGTAAAAGGGTCTGTGAATAAATAAGGAGTTAAAAGATAGTTTTAGTAGGGATAATAGTGATTCACGAGGCAGTGCTGAGACATCACAGAATGATAGTAGTGAAAATAGCATGCATTACTGCAAGCATCACCAAAAACTAGAGGAAAAAGTTGAAGAAAGGATGATGTTGGAAAACAGACATATATcagaaaatgggggggggggggggggggggggggggggagatagttGATAGAACAAAAAATGCTGCAGTGAAAGGTAACAAGGGTCTAGGTAGCAAAAGGGAACAAAACAACTGGGGTgtttaaaaggaaaaggaaaaatggtaTTGCACTGAGAAACTGCTTTGCAGGTGTTATCACAGAAAGAGACATTCAAAGAAGAAACCGAAATTTAGGAGAGAATTTTTGGTCGTAGACCTTTAAATATGTGGCATTTGCTTTTACTACTAAACCATGTAAAAGGAGACTTTGAAATTTCAATTTTAGAACAagtgataaatatatacagtaattatttcatGTACAGTTCTTTGTTGCAGACCTATAAGGAGATTACTAGAACacgtgtaaaagagagagagagagagagagagagagagagagagagagagagagagagagagagagagagagagagagagagaaactccctgAGAGGTGTTGTTAACTCCCATCACAAATGCGATTATGGTTTCTGACAGCAGCTCTTGGTGACTCAGCTACTAATCAGCATATCTTATTTGTTATTAACCACAGAGCTAACCTTTTCCACTGACCTCGAGTGGACTATTCCTGCCAATGCGTGACACCATAAACACCCAAGACGACATTATAGAAGAAATTTTTGAAGTCTTTACTTTTTAGCTTGTTTAATGACGTTTTAGTAATTAGCCTAGTTTTAGTTTTGAATGCATAattgaagaaaggaaaatgaatccGTTACAGGTTTTAAGTTCAAAGTGGTTTCAGTCTGATTTTTATAAAATCTAATTGTTAATGATCATTTCAAAATGCTGTTATGTTTCttaaaatgaagttttctttTAGTCCCTTTTATGATGTAGTAATGTGATTGATGATCGTATTCTAAATggagaattttcttttttgtatactTGATTTCTAAAATAGAGCCTTtaatagtgaaaaaaatatttgtaaagcaTCCAGAATTTTTAGCAGATGTTGCAAATAATGAACTTCAGTGCCTTGCATACTCATACATTTAACATGTTActcatatatttatgtttatataaagtTGTAGCTTACTTGTAAACCTTCTTTACATGCAGATTTAAAGGAGATTTGATGACATGCTTCCTcatggttttagttttctgaaaagaaaactatattgccagctttgtctgtctgcagccctctagcctcagttgtttttattttattaagttttaaAGTTAGCCGTAATTGTGCATCTGGCAattatataggccaggccaccactgaGACGTAGTTACAGTTTCAGTGGAAAACTTGATTACGtcaaagaaactttggcgcagtTTTActtgctcagtaaaggactcaACTTTACactaaagatttattttatttatatacagtatttttAATGCACAGGCCTATGATTTGTTCTTATGTAGCCTGGCTTCCTGGAAGAAGGGAAATTCAGGAAAGAGGAGTACGTTACTACAAAGGAAACCATAAACCTCTCCTGAAGAATGAAAGTTTGTAGCggaagaaaaacagaaagagaagactTATTGCTTAATTTGATTCTTAGGATGATTGCTTTTGTTACTGATCCTGGTTTTGCTAATTATTTTGACAAAGTTTCTTCTGAGTACattttaactttcttttctttattttcaggcaCAGGGAAGTGGAGAATTCATGAACTATGGACATCTTTAATgtaaacatacattttataaagttCAATAAAATAAGTGTTGTTggattgtatgtgtatatattattcctGATCAAAGTACTATTGTAGTATTGTTAtttttcagactctctctctctgtattttcaaaCCTGTACCCACGTGATAGACAGAAGTTATTGACAGTGAAAAGTGCAAGAAGCAAGGGAATAAATTTCAACAAAGCATATTAGGAGCATTAGCATGAGTACCAAAGGAGCAaagacataaataataatattaataattattattatattctctgAAGGTGATCCATATTCAAATGGAGCAATCCCACAGGAGccaataacttgaaattcaagcttcaaaaggcAATGGTGCTCAttcaaaagaaataacagaaggaaatgggatatgcAGATTGAGATCAGTTAATAGAAaaccagataaattaacaaaaataaaaattcaagttatatattgaaatacaagaactctattaaggtagtaatgtattgcttcttcgcttgaacttcaaAAGTTTCAATTGCATAACATCTGcagaggctgttccacagtccgagggtgtgaggaataaaaggcCTGTGGAAATGCAAATCCAGTTACTCTCGGCTGAAAAAGGGGACCAGGGAAcaattgtgaatgtaaaaaagAACTTGAAATACTTCTTGTGAAAAATTGACAAATGAGACCATTtgttgatggtccaagtcataactgcttaTACTGTTATGAAACAGAAACCTGCCTTCACGAGCCACGCCATCTAAAAGAAACGACTCTcttgcagaagcagacatccacactagaatatatataaagtattttagtAAAGGAACCACAAGTGACCTAAGAAAGGTTATATCAATATTACTAAATATGTAAGGCCTTATGGACAATACCCAACTTTCGTGCGGCATtttctgaaactttcattagcaGCTGCTCTCAAGTGAGGCGTGACACAAGAGTTACATTTAGAAattagttaaagcttcagactcattcagcagaggATGAGGTAGAAAATCAGTACGAGCTGTTCAAATTGATAAAGTTGTCGTTTTACTTGAGTTCAGCCTCATgccccaccgactacaccattcaccaATTTGCGACTGAGGTTAAGGGCACCTTTATTTCTCGGAAGTGTAGCCTTTACTATACCCACAAGCGctgcatcatcagcatactgaacaatcttgtttttctGGCCagcaaccatatcacttgtatacactaaaaagaagagtggaccaagaacactgccctgtggaactccagatgcAATGGGTCTTTGTAtgctaaagatcccatcaacagcaactcgctcCTGCCTacttgtaaggaaatcttgaattaCCTAATCATAAAACATACCTACCCATTCCAAGATTCTGGAGTTTATGAATAAGTGCCTTGtaatttactaaatcgaaagcaccacgaaaatctatttgaattataCTACAATCAAAACCTTTCTCAAGGCTCCTCTACAAATCTAAAAGAGCATCACAGGTACCTGACTGCTTCCTTCATGCGTAATGCCTTTCAGCTAAAAATCCTGTAGATTCCACATACTCAATAATAAGTTTTTCTGCAACTCTGGAGAGCACAGGAAGAATAGAAACTGGCCTGTaattactgcagtctgcagatatgccgtTCTTTGGAACATGCATTGTACTAGAATCAAGCTTGCGCTCGTCCGCAAAGATACTATGTCAACATAAAAATCAATACTAGTCAAGAAAATGGTTATCAAACATTTTCTTAACAACATCCCaagagcaaaatgcaaattttgtaagaacaggTTCAGATTGGCAAGTGTCAGGTAGAGGGACATCATCAGCTGATTGCATagcttcaaaagcttgatgaagTAGTTCAGCCTTTTCCCAACGGCCAGTAACCACTAACCAATCTACGACTACTATTAcctgttagtagtggtggaaaGGAGGGGAGGCTGACCTATAGATATATGATGCGAATTTGTTCCACCACAGACGAGGCTGGGTAATTCCCTCAATTTCCCGCTCCAAGAAATTAGTATTGTAATTTCTCTTGGCCATATGGTAAGTTCTGTTCGAAGCACGGAGTGTGTCGTGAAATATAGTAGTAGGCTTTATTGGACTGACTTACCGGTTTGTGCCTGATGTAAGTGGCTGATAGTCTTACCTTAGGGAATAGGCTCCAGCCGTGCACAAGGACAACTTGACTAAAAACACGACTGAGAATTacaattttatacaaaaatagGGTATTTACTGTCGTGAAAAAATTAGTGCACAGTTTTTTCGCGATAAAGAACTCCACCTTGAGGCCTTAACTTTCCCTCCAATTTCGCAAATGTTTTTGAATCGAATtattatttcacttaatttttctGTATCACAAATAGTTAATTGAAGTTGTTGAGCCTTTTTATTTAATAGTTTATCAAGTTACTTAAACTCAAGCTATAGAAAAcgactatactccgttttttttcatctgtccatccgcctgtgtggtttttgtatggtaacactgcgtcccgggctttaaatagttgcgctacgtgtaagttttaggtaaataaaaggatatctgggtgtacatttgcaactgaaaagtgttttaataatttactgtatgcgaattacaccattaatattcgaaataggttattgttattattgttgaatgtaagctcccttttcggggtggcgaatggaacagccagacgcagtggcgggaaaattgcttctctcgctattcactacggcaagatgtcaacgtattacttcattatacgtaagtatatcagtatgtactgttaatttttataaagtgcgtttcagccagatacgatatgacgtaacttggtttagtatctgtttgatggaatttgcgtctggctgttccattcgccaccccgaaaaggcagcttacattcgacaataataacaatatcctatttcgaatattaacggtgtaattcgcatgcagtaaattattaaaacacttttcagttgcaaatgtacaaccagatatccttcatttacctaaaacttacacagcgtaactatttcaagcccgggacgcagtgttaccatacaaaaagaccactggcggatggacagatgaaaaaaaacagagtatagttggcaAGCTATAAAAGAGCGAACATGAATTCGATCGCCATCGCTTTCAGCGTTGCCAAAGCGGGAAGAAAAGACCAAAAGTGCagagggggagtcattgaatacactcctcacgtatgcggcgctgtaggtctgcatatatatttatgcttttaaaactttttccattaataaaaatgattgaaattatatatttttgaaaaatgaagcattttcactatactctgtttttttctgtctgtccacccgcctgtggtgtttgcgtatggtaacactgcgtcccgggctttagatagttacattcagcttgcattcaacaacaataacaatgtcctatttcgaatattaacggtgtaattcgcatgcagtaaattacttaaactcgtttcagttgcaaatgtacccagatatacttttatttacctaagaCTTACACATATCTAAAGcctaggacgcagtgttaccatacgcaaacaccactggcgggtggacagatggaaaaaaacagagtataatctcgagtgttcacgcgccaagagattgtcaattaagaaccgatttagacaacagcagatgacgtaacccaaacgtaCGTGATGTCT
Coding sequences within it:
- the LOC135210995 gene encoding DNA-directed RNA polymerase I subunit RPA12-like isoform X1, encoding MEHAREPFQRSRILLLLLNFAHNNMWKVGNIQGIWEADSDFCLCCGAILDLSTADKNVTCVVCKSKVSLNEILSREKAYTVKFNDIKKYETKAVENDEVFGQMDSSRECSKCGNIGMSYTTMQLRSADEGQTVFYICPNCRHREVENS
- the LOC135210995 gene encoding DNA-directed RNA polymerase I subunit RPA12-like isoform X3: MWKVGNIQGIWEADSDFCLCCGAILDLSTADKNVTCVVCKSKVSLNEILSREKAYTVKFNDIKKYETKAVENDEVFGQMDSSRECSKCGNIGMSYTTMQLRSADEGQTVFYICPNCRHREVENS
- the LOC135210995 gene encoding DNA-directed RNA polymerase I subunit RPA12-like isoform X2; this translates as MGISRDFLLVRNGAKDLYSPFEWKVGNIQGIWEADSDFCLCCGAILDLSTADKNVTCVVCKSKVSLNEILSREKAYTVKFNDIKKYETKAVENDEVFGQMDSSRECSKCGNIGMSYTTMQLRSADEGQTVFYICPNCRHREVENS